In Streptomyces sp. SLBN-118, the following are encoded in one genomic region:
- a CDS encoding GNAT family N-acetyltransferase yields the protein MTDLVIRALSESDAHLFDTLPDPLGVGRALANATHRPDWKRVALRDGKVVARAAWWGGPDDQTPVNVNWFDFAEGEEEAGAELLRTSPFQAEFELILPAGWREDPAALAAGEARIRAAGAAGMKVLVERYQYRWTAECGLPQRPGRLEFRTEPDDAVFLDVLRRVHSVTLDAHARRAIAESGVDRAAQEELDFFHWCPSPREWWQLAFTREGELVGLQIPANNPSGPCIGFIGVVPEQRGQGYAYDLLVECTHFLAERGAEFIAGATDQGNFPMAANFAKAGHPVVQERIHFLPG from the coding sequence ATGACCGATCTGGTCATACGCGCGCTCAGCGAGAGCGACGCGCATCTCTTCGACACCCTGCCCGACCCCCTCGGTGTGGGCCGCGCACTGGCGAATGCCACTCACCGGCCCGACTGGAAGCGGGTCGCGCTGCGCGACGGCAAGGTCGTCGCGCGGGCCGCCTGGTGGGGCGGACCCGATGACCAAACCCCCGTCAACGTCAACTGGTTCGACTTCGCCGAGGGCGAGGAGGAAGCAGGCGCCGAGCTACTGCGCACCTCCCCGTTCCAGGCCGAGTTCGAACTGATCCTGCCCGCGGGCTGGCGCGAGGACCCCGCCGCCCTGGCGGCCGGCGAGGCCAGGATCCGGGCCGCGGGGGCGGCCGGGATGAAGGTCCTCGTGGAGCGCTACCAGTACCGCTGGACTGCCGAATGCGGGCTGCCCCAGCGGCCGGGACGGCTGGAGTTCCGGACGGAACCCGACGACGCCGTCTTTCTCGACGTGCTGCGCCGCGTCCACTCCGTAACGCTCGACGCGCACGCACGGCGCGCCATCGCAGAATCGGGCGTCGACCGGGCGGCACAGGAAGAACTGGACTTCTTCCACTGGTGCCCCTCACCCCGCGAGTGGTGGCAGCTGGCCTTCACGCGGGAAGGCGAGCTCGTCGGTCTGCAGATCCCGGCAAACAATCCGTCGGGACCGTGCATCGGCTTCATTGGGGTCGTGCCGGAGCAGCGCGGCCAGGGCTACGCCTACGACCTGCTGGTGGAGTGCACGCACTTCCTGGCCGAGCGGGGCGCGGAGTTCATCGCGGGCGCCACCGATCAGGGCAACTTTCCCATGGCGGCGAACTTCGCGAAGGCCGGACATCCCGTCGTGCAGGAGCGGATCCACTTCCTGCCCGGTTAG
- a CDS encoding cytochrome P450, whose product MNKAVARGTARNPAPAGSGPATAAAGRRSDHVPLLLVHASEQDPYHHYRLLRDAYPLVHDPSIGAWLLSRHADVSLALTDPRFTQGHRPGDPPCDAHRGSLPQAVREVVERTAYVLARRIARRQQADLVEEFCRWLPTGAVGVRGRGARGILVAGSCVTQLSLRERALASFLANVLDHPGQLATLREHPELIGRAWAESLRRDPPVLIVLRRAVAEVAVSGGTIPAGADVACLIGAAGRDPERFREPDRFDPLRDDRGQLTFGPGDCPAVQLAAMEAEYGLRAVLDAMPGLRRAEGPRPPATGLLTRAPRTLLVRPCG is encoded by the coding sequence ATGAACAAGGCGGTTGCGCGCGGCACGGCGCGAAACCCTGCGCCTGCGGGATCCGGTCCGGCGACGGCCGCGGCGGGGCGCCGGAGCGACCACGTACCCCTCCTTCTCGTCCACGCGAGCGAGCAGGACCCGTACCACCACTACCGGCTCCTGCGCGACGCGTATCCCCTCGTCCACGACCCCTCCATCGGTGCCTGGCTGCTGAGCCGCCACGCCGATGTCTCCCTCGCGCTCACCGACCCCCGCTTCACGCAAGGCCACCGGCCCGGCGATCCGCCGTGCGACGCCCACCGCGGGAGCCTGCCGCAGGCCGTGCGAGAGGTCGTCGAGCGGACCGCGTACGTCCTGGCCCGGCGCATCGCGCGGCGGCAACAGGCCGACCTCGTCGAGGAGTTCTGCCGCTGGCTGCCGACCGGCGCCGTCGGCGTGCGGGGCCGCGGCGCGCGCGGGATCCTCGTCGCGGGGTCCTGCGTGACTCAGCTGTCCCTGCGAGAGAGGGCCCTCGCCTCTTTCCTCGCCAACGTCCTGGACCACCCCGGCCAGCTCGCCACCCTCCGCGAGCATCCCGAGCTCATCGGGCGCGCCTGGGCCGAGTCGCTGCGGCGCGATCCGCCCGTTCTGATCGTGCTGCGCCGGGCCGTGGCCGAGGTCGCGGTGAGCGGCGGCACGATTCCAGCAGGTGCAGACGTCGCCTGTCTCATCGGTGCCGCCGGGCGCGACCCCGAGCGGTTCCGCGAGCCGGACCGGTTCGATCCGCTGCGGGACGACCGCGGTCAGCTGACCTTCGGGCCCGGCGACTGCCCCGCCGTACAGCTCGCGGCCATGGAAGCGGAGTACGGACTGCGCGCGGTGCTCGACGCGATGCCGGGCCTGCGCCGCGCGGAGGGACCGCGGCCGCCCGCGACCGGGCTGCTCACCCGCGCCCCGAGGACTCTTCTCGTACGGCCCTGCGGCTGA
- a CDS encoding SAV2148 family HEPN domain-containing protein, with amino-acid sequence MSSGGLELPPGDAGHEGEQADVPPGAVSLARPVEIGAELDWGADAWSEVRTRAQRAGRAYIWLNLVEQRLRAVVAAVLRPIYEPVHGDEWVVAAAGPAGQEWVQRAVAVREVSRRKGYLLDPADDNVLSFLTLPQLRELMVQHWPCFEPYFDDRRDVELALDELEVARNVVSRNRALNEAVLAQAERAASRLLEILGSGAGVPSADRLPVDAVEDLVGDRYADVVSVHPDRVRLQRQIPAENLFGGARRLDAIGIGLNLLVQNFSGRRLVRLAESGCRVRLLFLNPASSAVKRRERELGLKKGELSRTVEMNILHMRRVRARLRDPGAFEIQVFDETPRFTAYLVDGDGPDGLAVVQSYLRKARGMEAPVLVLRGGGRAVVRAGQDSENGLFQTYREEFESVWADSRPVS; translated from the coding sequence GTGAGCTCGGGAGGGCTTGAGCTTCCCCCCGGTGACGCAGGTCACGAGGGGGAACAGGCCGACGTCCCGCCAGGAGCGGTCTCCCTCGCCAGACCTGTGGAGATCGGGGCGGAGCTGGACTGGGGAGCGGACGCCTGGAGCGAGGTCCGGACGCGCGCCCAGCGCGCCGGCCGCGCCTACATCTGGCTGAACCTGGTGGAACAGCGGCTGCGCGCGGTCGTCGCAGCGGTACTGCGGCCGATCTACGAGCCGGTGCACGGCGACGAATGGGTGGTGGCCGCGGCGGGCCCCGCCGGGCAGGAGTGGGTCCAGCGCGCTGTCGCGGTCCGGGAGGTCTCGCGACGCAAGGGCTATCTGCTGGACCCCGCGGACGACAATGTTTTGTCCTTTCTCACGCTCCCTCAGCTGCGGGAACTGATGGTCCAGCACTGGCCGTGCTTCGAGCCGTACTTCGACGACCGGCGCGATGTGGAGCTGGCCCTCGACGAGCTGGAGGTGGCGCGCAACGTCGTCTCCCGCAACCGGGCACTGAACGAGGCGGTCCTCGCCCAGGCGGAGCGCGCTGCCTCCCGCCTCCTGGAGATACTGGGCAGCGGCGCGGGCGTCCCCTCCGCCGACCGGCTCCCCGTCGACGCGGTCGAGGACCTCGTCGGCGACCGCTACGCGGACGTGGTCTCCGTTCACCCGGACCGGGTGCGGCTGCAGCGCCAGATCCCGGCCGAGAACCTCTTCGGCGGGGCGCGCCGCCTCGACGCGATCGGCATAGGCCTGAACCTCCTCGTCCAGAACTTCTCCGGCCGCCGGCTCGTCCGGCTGGCCGAGTCGGGTTGCCGGGTGAGGCTGCTGTTCCTGAACCCGGCAAGCAGTGCGGTCAAACGGCGAGAGCGCGAACTCGGCCTCAAAAAGGGTGAGTTGAGCCGTACGGTCGAGATGAACATCCTCCATATGCGCCGGGTGCGCGCCCGGCTGCGCGACCCGGGCGCCTTCGAGATCCAGGTCTTCGACGAGACCCCCCGCTTCACGGCCTACCTCGTCGACGGCGACGGGCCGGACGGCCTGGCGGTCGTTCAGTCATATCTGCGCAAGGCGCGGGGCATGGAGGCACCGGTCCTGGTGCTGCGGGGCGGGGGGAGGGCGGTCGTCCGGGCCGGCCAGGACAGCGAGAACGGTCTGTTCCAGACATATCGCGAGGAGTTCGAGTCCGTATGGGCGGACTCGCGGCCGGTTTCCTGA
- a CDS encoding MFS transporter — protein MTTQELHFEPQFRVGRGWISALVLANLGLFMAFLTPIQVLLAEQIDALSPSGKEVALGWATGVGALVAVVANPLAGALSDRTRGRFGRRRPWILGGAVLGAVGLAVTAAQTTVVGVALGWCLAQLGLNAMLAGTNAVVPDQVPVRQRAAVSGFLGIPMTLGLVVGAVLVTMVVTGIATGYLLLAVLTVLCALPFVFLMPDPHVPASAREPVRLKDFWVSPRAYPDFGWAWLTRFLVMLGNAMGTLYLLYFLKDAVHYANPDEGVLILTLLYTAGVAVTAVAGGAVSDRLGRRRALVAVGSAVMAAASLLLSLWHTWPMAMGAAALLGLGFGMYIAVDQALITQVLPQAGDRAKDLGVINVANSAPQVLGPALAAPVVAYAGGYAGLYLTSSVVTLLGGVLVWKIRSVP, from the coding sequence ATGACGACGCAAGAGCTGCACTTCGAGCCACAGTTCCGCGTCGGTCGCGGCTGGATATCAGCTCTCGTGCTGGCCAACCTGGGCCTTTTCATGGCTTTTCTGACGCCGATCCAGGTGCTGCTCGCCGAGCAGATCGACGCGCTGTCCCCGTCGGGCAAAGAGGTCGCGCTGGGCTGGGCCACGGGTGTCGGGGCGCTGGTCGCCGTCGTCGCCAATCCGCTCGCGGGCGCGCTCTCGGACCGTACGCGCGGGCGCTTCGGCCGCCGCCGGCCGTGGATCCTCGGCGGGGCGGTGCTGGGCGCCGTGGGACTGGCCGTCACCGCCGCGCAGACGACCGTCGTCGGGGTCGCGCTCGGCTGGTGTCTGGCCCAGCTCGGCCTGAACGCCATGCTCGCCGGGACCAATGCCGTGGTGCCCGACCAGGTGCCGGTCCGTCAGCGGGCCGCGGTCTCCGGATTCCTCGGGATACCGATGACGCTGGGTCTGGTGGTCGGCGCCGTTCTGGTGACGATGGTGGTGACGGGCATCGCCACGGGCTATCTGCTGCTGGCCGTGCTGACGGTGCTCTGCGCGCTGCCGTTCGTCTTTCTCATGCCGGACCCCCACGTGCCGGCGTCCGCTCGGGAGCCGGTGCGGCTGAAGGACTTCTGGGTGAGTCCGCGGGCGTATCCGGACTTCGGCTGGGCCTGGCTCACCCGCTTCCTGGTGATGCTCGGCAATGCCATGGGCACGCTCTATCTCCTGTACTTCCTCAAGGACGCGGTGCACTACGCGAATCCGGACGAGGGCGTACTGATCCTGACGCTGCTGTACACGGCGGGCGTGGCGGTGACGGCCGTGGCCGGTGGGGCGGTCTCGGACCGGCTGGGGCGGCGCAGGGCGCTGGTGGCGGTCGGTTCGGCGGTGATGGCGGCCGCCTCGCTGCTGCTGAGTCTGTGGCACACGTGGCCGATGGCGATGGGCGCGGCAGCGCTGCTGGGGCTCGGCTTCGGGATGTACATCGCGGTCGACCAGGCGCTGATCACCCAGGTGCTGCCGCAGGCCGGCGACCGGGCCAAGGATCTGGGCGTCATCAATGTCGCCAACTCCGCCCCGCAGGTACTCGGCCCGGCGCTGGCCGCTCCGGTCGTGGCGTACGCGGGCGGGTACGCGGGACTGTATCTGACCTCCTCCGTGGTGACGCTCCTCGGCGGTGTCCTGGTGTGGAAGATCCGCTCGGTGCCGTGA
- the glgX gene encoding glycogen debranching protein GlgX, translating to MQVWPGQAYPLGATYDGAGTNFAVYSEAARRIELCLLHDDGSETAVELRETDAFVRHAYLPGVMPGQRYGFRVHGPYAPERGQRCNSAKLLLDPYARAISGAIDWGEAVYGYHFGRPDSRNDLDSAPHTMTSVVVNPYFDWGDDRPPRIDYHRTVIYEAHVKGLTMLHPELPPELRGTYAGLAHPAVISHLTELGVTTLELMPVHQFVNDHRLVDANLSNYWGYNTIGFFAPHNAYASWGDRGEQVLEFKQAVRALHQAGIEVILDVVYNHTAEGNHLGPTLSFRGIDNASYYRLSEDRRYHTDTTGTGNSLLMRSPHVLQLIMDSLRYWVTEMHVDGFRFDLAATLARQFHEVDRLSSFFDLVQQDPVVSQVKLIAEPWDVGEGGYQVGNFPPLWTEWNGKYRDTVRDLWRGEPRTLAEFASRLTGSSDLYQDDGRRPLASINFTTCHDGFTLHDLVSYNEKHNEANGEGNRDGESHNRSWNCGTEGESDDPEVLELRERQMRNFIATLMLSQGVPMLSHGDEFARTQGGNNNAYCQDNEVSWVRWPEPGEDKEDTLLAFTRAMVWLRRDHPVFRRRRFFHGRPVEGTHDELSDIAWFTPEGQEMVQRDWQAAHAKALSVFLNGHAISEPGPRGERIGDDSFLLMFNASAEDLDFAVPVNHGRQWQVVVNTARKEGVPPGQGPKVAAGERVRLVGRSLVVLRRPA from the coding sequence ATGCAGGTCTGGCCGGGACAGGCGTACCCCCTCGGCGCCACGTACGACGGCGCCGGCACCAACTTCGCGGTGTACTCCGAAGCCGCACGACGCATCGAGCTGTGCCTGCTGCACGACGACGGCTCGGAGACCGCGGTGGAACTGCGCGAGACCGACGCTTTCGTACGGCACGCCTATCTGCCGGGCGTGATGCCGGGTCAGCGGTACGGGTTCCGTGTGCACGGCCCGTACGCGCCGGAGCGCGGGCAGCGGTGCAATTCCGCGAAACTGCTCCTCGACCCGTACGCGCGTGCGATCAGCGGCGCCATCGACTGGGGCGAGGCGGTGTACGGCTACCACTTCGGCAGGCCGGACTCGCGCAACGACCTGGACTCGGCGCCGCACACGATGACCTCGGTGGTGGTCAACCCCTACTTCGACTGGGGCGACGACCGGCCACCGCGTATCGACTACCACCGCACGGTGATCTACGAGGCCCATGTGAAGGGCCTGACGATGCTGCACCCGGAGCTGCCGCCGGAGCTGCGCGGCACCTACGCCGGACTGGCGCATCCCGCGGTCATCTCGCATCTGACGGAACTGGGCGTCACAACGCTCGAGTTGATGCCGGTGCACCAGTTCGTCAACGACCACCGGCTGGTGGACGCGAACCTGAGCAACTACTGGGGCTACAACACCATCGGGTTCTTCGCCCCGCACAACGCCTACGCCTCCTGGGGCGACCGCGGCGAGCAGGTGCTGGAGTTCAAGCAAGCCGTCCGGGCACTGCACCAGGCGGGCATCGAGGTCATCCTCGACGTGGTCTACAACCACACCGCGGAGGGCAACCATCTGGGCCCCACGCTCTCCTTCCGGGGCATCGACAACGCCTCCTACTACCGGCTGTCCGAGGACCGGCGCTACCACACGGACACGACGGGCACCGGGAACTCCCTGCTGATGCGCAGCCCCCATGTGCTGCAGCTGATCATGGACTCGCTGCGGTACTGGGTGACCGAGATGCATGTCGACGGCTTCCGCTTCGACCTCGCGGCCACCCTGGCGCGGCAGTTCCACGAGGTCGACCGGCTGTCGTCGTTCTTCGACCTGGTGCAGCAGGACCCGGTGGTCAGCCAGGTGAAACTGATCGCCGAGCCGTGGGACGTCGGCGAGGGCGGCTACCAGGTGGGGAACTTCCCGCCGCTGTGGACCGAGTGGAACGGCAAGTACCGCGACACCGTCCGGGACCTGTGGCGGGGCGAGCCACGGACGCTCGCGGAGTTCGCCTCGCGGCTGACCGGCTCGTCCGATCTCTACCAGGACGACGGCAGGCGGCCTCTGGCCTCCATCAATTTCACGACCTGCCACGACGGTTTTACGCTGCACGACCTCGTCTCGTACAACGAGAAGCACAACGAGGCCAACGGCGAGGGCAACCGCGACGGCGAGAGCCACAACCGGTCCTGGAACTGCGGGACGGAGGGAGAGAGCGACGATCCCGAGGTGCTTGAGCTGCGCGAGCGGCAGATGCGCAACTTCATCGCGACGCTGATGCTGTCGCAGGGTGTGCCGATGCTCAGCCACGGTGACGAGTTCGCCCGTACGCAGGGCGGAAACAACAACGCGTACTGCCAGGACAACGAGGTGTCCTGGGTGCGGTGGCCGGAGCCGGGCGAGGACAAGGAGGACACGCTGCTCGCCTTCACCCGGGCCATGGTGTGGCTGCGGCGCGACCATCCCGTCTTCCGGCGGCGGCGCTTCTTCCACGGACGCCCGGTGGAGGGGACGCACGACGAGCTGTCCGACATCGCGTGGTTCACCCCGGAGGGCCAGGAGATGGTCCAGCGGGACTGGCAGGCGGCGCACGCGAAGGCGCTGTCGGTGTTCCTGAACGGCCACGCGATCTCGGAGCCGGGCCCGCGCGGCGAGCGCATCGGCGACGACTCCTTCCTCCTGATGTTCAACGCGAGCGCCGAGGACCTGGATTTCGCGGTTCCGGTGAACCACGGACGCCAGTGGCAGGTCGTCGTAAACACGGCCCGCAAGGAGGGTGTCCCGCCGGGCCAGGGCCCGAAGGTGGCGGCGGGCGAGCGGGTTCGGCTGGTGGGGCGCAGCCTCGTGGTGCTGCGGCGCCCGGCGTGA
- the treY gene encoding malto-oligosyltrehalose synthase, translated as MTPIATYRLQLQPGFPFSAAARAVPYLAGLGVSHLHLSPVLEAVPGSTHGYDVVDPTRVREELGGEAGLRELSRTARAHGLGIVLDIVPNHMAAVPGHNRALWEVLREGPLSPYAPWFDIDWEAGGGKVLLPVLAGRIGDELGAMRVAGDVLHYGAQRFPLRDSTARLPLPELLDAQWYRLGWWRLARTELNYRRFFTISELIGVRVEDPAVFDATHAKILELVRDGVVEGLRIDHPDGLADPEAYLRRLDEAAGGACWTVVEKILTGDEWLPAGWPVAGTTGYDALRQIDGLFTDPAGEAELVRQYREFTEAAGDRGGYWEATARRAAYRVVTHELAAETAALTRLAGRVCTADPALRDHAPWALRAAVRELLVRMPVYRPYRTGGEGVLTEEAAEEAKAVFAVAEEAGAVDVVRDLALGRLGEGPDHDAFRARFAQTSSALRAKSVEDTAFYRYVPLISANEVGGDPGSPAVSPQRFHAYCERLARDWPAAGTVLTTHDTKRSADVRARIAVLSECPAAWADFLARITEQAGVLEGGRAPDPHLAWVAWQTAVGFGFPYEGRLQTALLKAVREAALHTSWTEQDPAYEAAVADFVEAGPAGPPMYSVALFARGLDPHVRANVLGAALLQLTMPGVPDLYQGTEREFLALVDPDNRRPFREGPADEKTAVTKAALRLRRERPEVFGASGTYAPLSASGPMAEHCVAFCRTGQVVTAVTRLSLRLADAGGWADTELSLPEGRWDDLLAPGREFTGGAVPLAKLFAERPVALLSRRAVREESSGRG; from the coding sequence ATGACGCCCATCGCCACCTACCGGCTCCAGCTCCAGCCGGGCTTCCCGTTCTCGGCGGCCGCCCGAGCCGTGCCGTATCTCGCCGGGCTCGGCGTCTCGCATCTGCATCTGTCGCCGGTGCTTGAGGCGGTGCCCGGGTCCACGCACGGATATGACGTCGTCGACCCCACACGGGTGCGCGAGGAACTCGGCGGCGAGGCGGGGCTGCGCGAGCTGTCGCGTACGGCGCGGGCGCACGGGCTCGGGATCGTCCTGGACATCGTGCCGAACCATATGGCCGCCGTGCCGGGACACAACCGCGCCCTGTGGGAGGTGCTGCGCGAGGGCCCCCTCTCGCCGTACGCCCCCTGGTTCGACATCGACTGGGAGGCGGGTGGCGGGAAGGTCCTGCTGCCGGTGCTCGCGGGCCGGATCGGGGACGAGCTGGGTGCGATGCGCGTCGCGGGGGACGTCCTGCACTACGGGGCGCAGCGCTTCCCGCTGCGCGATTCCACCGCGAGGCTGCCGCTGCCCGAGCTCCTCGACGCGCAGTGGTACCGGCTCGGCTGGTGGCGGCTCGCCCGTACCGAGCTGAACTACCGGCGTTTTTTCACCATTTCGGAGCTGATCGGGGTCCGGGTGGAGGACCCGGCTGTCTTCGACGCAACCCACGCCAAGATCCTTGAGCTGGTACGGGACGGGGTCGTCGAGGGTCTGCGCATCGACCACCCGGACGGACTCGCCGATCCCGAGGCCTATCTGAGGCGGCTGGACGAGGCGGCGGGCGGGGCGTGCTGGACGGTCGTCGAGAAGATCCTCACCGGGGACGAGTGGCTGCCGGCCGGCTGGCCGGTGGCGGGGACGACGGGGTACGACGCGCTGCGGCAGATCGACGGCCTGTTCACCGATCCGGCCGGAGAGGCCGAACTGGTCCGTCAGTACCGGGAGTTCACCGAGGCAGCCGGTGACCGGGGCGGTTACTGGGAGGCCACCGCGCGCCGCGCCGCGTACAGAGTGGTCACGCACGAACTGGCCGCCGAGACCGCGGCGCTGACCCGCCTGGCCGGGCGCGTGTGCACGGCGGATCCCGCGCTGCGCGACCACGCCCCCTGGGCGCTGCGGGCGGCAGTGCGCGAGCTGCTGGTGCGCATGCCCGTCTACCGCCCGTATCGCACCGGCGGCGAGGGCGTGCTGACCGAGGAGGCGGCGGAGGAGGCGAAGGCGGTCTTCGCGGTGGCCGAGGAGGCCGGGGCCGTCGATGTCGTGCGTGACCTCGCGCTCGGCAGACTCGGCGAAGGGCCCGACCATGACGCGTTCCGTGCCCGCTTCGCGCAGACGTCGTCCGCGCTGCGCGCCAAATCCGTCGAGGACACGGCCTTCTACCGCTATGTGCCGCTGATCTCGGCGAACGAGGTGGGCGGGGACCCGGGGAGCCCGGCGGTGAGTCCGCAGCGGTTCCACGCGTACTGCGAACGGCTCGCGCGCGACTGGCCGGCCGCCGGGACCGTGCTGACCACGCACGACACCAAGCGCAGCGCCGATGTGCGGGCCAGGATCGCCGTGCTGTCCGAGTGCCCCGCCGCCTGGGCGGACTTCCTCGCGCGGATCACCGAGCAGGCGGGCGTGCTGGAGGGCGGGCGGGCGCCCGATCCCCATCTGGCGTGGGTGGCCTGGCAGACGGCGGTCGGTTTTGGGTTCCCCTACGAGGGGAGGCTGCAGACCGCGCTGCTGAAAGCCGTACGGGAGGCGGCGCTGCACACGAGCTGGACGGAGCAGGACCCGGCGTACGAAGCGGCTGTCGCCGACTTCGTGGAGGCAGGTCCCGCCGGGCCGCCGATGTACTCGGTCGCGCTCTTCGCCAGGGGCCTGGATCCCCATGTCCGGGCCAACGTCCTCGGCGCGGCGCTGCTCCAGCTGACGATGCCGGGGGTGCCTGACCTGTATCAGGGCACGGAGCGCGAGTTTCTGGCGCTGGTGGACCCGGACAACCGGCGGCCGTTCCGCGAGGGCCCGGCGGACGAGAAGACGGCGGTGACGAAGGCGGCGCTGCGGCTGCGGCGGGAGCGGCCAGAGGTCTTCGGCGCCTCGGGGACGTACGCACCGCTGAGCGCGAGCGGTCCCATGGCGGAGCACTGTGTGGCTTTCTGCCGGACGGGCCAGGTGGTCACGGCCGTCACGCGGTTGTCGCTGCGCCTGGCGGACGCAGGTGGCTGGGCGGATACGGAGCTCAGTCTTCCGGAGGGTCGCTGGGACGATCTGCTCGCTCCGGGACGGGAGTTCACGGGCGGGGCCGTGCCGCTGGCGAAGCTGTTCGCCGAGCGTCCGGTGGCGCTGCTCAGCCGCAGGGCCGTACGAGAAGAGTCCTCGGGGCGCGGGTGA
- a CDS encoding DUF1707 and FHA domain-containing protein — MTSSFEFHTYPARLSDAERDRVLGVLREGAAQGKLSHDTFVRRMELALAARRPDELLALTADLTTESRWSRRLYSAVGRVSAFSVRLRRAWQAEKLPPLLLPEPGPHPLRIGRDPGNGLRLSHDTVSRLHAELSRQGSLWILRDLGSTNGTTVNGRRVTGSVVVHDGDMVGFGRMSFRLTAR, encoded by the coding sequence GTGACGTCGTCCTTCGAGTTCCACACGTATCCCGCTCGGCTCTCCGATGCCGAGCGCGACCGTGTCCTCGGTGTGCTCAGAGAGGGCGCGGCCCAGGGCAAGCTGTCGCACGACACCTTCGTCCGGCGCATGGAACTCGCCCTGGCCGCCCGTCGCCCCGACGAACTGCTGGCGCTCACCGCCGACCTCACCACCGAGAGCCGCTGGTCACGACGGCTCTACAGCGCGGTCGGCCGCGTCTCGGCCTTCTCGGTGCGGCTGCGCAGGGCTTGGCAGGCCGAGAAGCTGCCGCCGCTTCTGCTGCCCGAACCGGGCCCCCACCCCCTGCGCATCGGCCGTGACCCGGGCAACGGCCTACGGCTGAGCCATGACACGGTCTCGCGCCTGCACGCCGAGTTGAGTCGGCAGGGCAGCCTGTGGATCCTTCGCGACCTCGGTTCGACCAACGGCACCACTGTGAACGGACGGCGAGTGACCGGCTCGGTCGTGGTGCACGACGGGGACATGGTGGGCTTCGGCCGCATGAGTTTCCGCCTCACCGCGCGCTGA